The following are encoded together in the Cicer arietinum cultivar CDC Frontier isolate Library 1 chromosome 2, Cicar.CDCFrontier_v2.0, whole genome shotgun sequence genome:
- the LOC101514640 gene encoding peroxidase 4-like — translation MALSSSSSKSFSLSSSNSVVKFLLALMMFLLIGNCCAELSENLYVKKCPNVFNAINSVVHSAVAKEPRMGASLLRLFFHDCFVNGCDGSVLLDDTSSIKGEKNAGPNKDSLRGFEVIDAIKSKVEALCPGVVSCADILAITARDSVVNLGGPYWKVKLGRRDSKRASFNDANSGVIPPPFSTLKNLISRFQAQGLSTKDMVALSGAHTIGKARCIVYRDHIYNDTNIDSLFAKSRKRNCPRTSGSIKDNNVAVLDFKTPNHFDNLYYKNLINKKGLLHSDQELFNGGSTDSLVKTYSNNQKAFENDFVIAMIKMGNNNPLTGSKGEIRKNCRRAN, via the exons ATGgcactttcttcttcttcttctaaatctttttctttatcatCATCTAATTCAGTAGTCAAGTTTTTGTTAGCTTTGATGATGTTTTTACTTATAGGAAATTGTTGTGCTGAACTCTCTGAAAACTTGTATGTTAAAAAATGTCCTAATGTTTTCAATGCTATAAACTCTGTTGTTCACTCTGCCGTGGCTAAAGAACCTCGTATGGGAGCATCTCTTCTTCGTCTTTTCTTTCACGACTGCTTTGTTAAT GGTTGTGATGGATCGGTGCTACTTGATGACACATCCTCCATTAAAGGAGAGAAAAATGCAGGTCCAAACAAAGATTCTTTGAGAGGTTTTGAAGTGATTGATGCCATAAAGTCTAAGGTGGAGGCATTATGCCCCGGTGTGGTGTCATGTGCTGATATTCTAGCCATTACTGCTCGTGACTCTGTTGTAAAT CTAGGAGGGCCTTATTGGAAGGTTAAACTTGGAAGAAGGGATTCAAAAAGAGCCAGCTTCAACGATGCAAACAGTGGTGTGATTCCACCACCCTTTTCTACCCTTAAAAACCTTATCTCGAGGTTCCAAGCCCAAGGACTCTCTACTAAGGACATGGTTGCCTTATCTG GAGCTCACACAATAGGAAAGGCAAGGTGCATTGTTTATAGAGACCACAtttacaatgacacaaacatagaCAGTTTATTTGCCAAGTCAAGGAAGAGAAACTGTCCAAGAACAAGTGGTTCAATAAAAGACAACAATGTAGCAGTCCTAGATTTCAAAACACCAAACCATTTTGATAACCTGTACTACAAGAACCTCATCAACAAAAAGGGACTCCTTCATTCTGATCAAGAGCTTTTCAATGGAGGATCTACTGATTCATTGGTTAAAACTTATAGTAATAATCAAAAGGCCTTTGAAAATGACTTTGTTATTGCAATGATTAAGATGGGGAATAATAATCCTCTTACTGGATCAAAAGGGGAGATTAGGAAGAATTGTAGGAGAGCCAATTAA
- the LOC101514968 gene encoding LOB domain-containing protein 15 isoform X2 — translation MFGCQETERLDELEKVNSEGETSLQMGRKHFYGTTLNTVTPCAACKLLRRRCAEECPFSPYFSPHEPQKFAAVHKVFGASNVSKLLMEVPEGQRGDAANSMVYEANLRLRDPIYGCMGAISSLQQQVQSLQAELQAIRAEILKYKYREATNFISSNHSTLVSSMPNSTQNSSQPLSSSSSSLPLPKLLPSHESIILSSLSSSSASNSVYTSNKSTMSHGSISSENIPYFV, via the exons ATGTTTGGATGTCAAGAGACAG AAAGATTAGATGAACTTGAAAAGGTCAACTCAGAGGGAGAAACATCTTTACAAATGGGAAGGAAGCATTTTTATGGGACAACCTTAAACACAGTAACTCCTTGTGCTGCATGTAAGCTTTTGAGAAGAAGGTGTGCTGAGGAATGTCCTTTTTCTCCTTATTTTTCACCACATGAGCCTCAAAAGTTTGCAGCTGTTCATAAAGTTTTTGGTGCAAGCAATGTCTCTAAGTTGCTAATG GAGGTACCTGAAGGACAAAGAGGTGATGCAGCAAATAGCATGGTTTATGAAGCAAACTTGAGATTAAGAGATCCAATATATGGATGCATGGGTGCAATATCATCTTTACAACAACAAGTTCAATCATTACAAGCAGAATTACAAGCTATAAGAGCAGAGATACTAAAATACAAATACAGAGAAGctactaattttatttcttctaatCATTCTACTTTAGTTTCATCAATGCCTAATTCAACTCAAAACTCATCACAacctctttcttcttcttcttcttctcttccaTTACCAAAACTATTGCCTTCTCATGAATCTATTATCCTTtcatctttgtcttcatcttctgCTTCTAATTCTGTTTACACTTCAAATAAGAGTACTATGAGTCATGGATCAATTTCTAGTGAAAATATTCCATACTTTGTTTAA
- the LOC101514968 gene encoding uncharacterized protein isoform X1, which produces MHLNQNFPSSQPPLRSRKKKHVWMSRDRLDELEKVNSEGETSLQMGRKHFYGTTLNTVTPCAACKLLRRRCAEECPFSPYFSPHEPQKFAAVHKVFGASNVSKLLMEVPEGQRGDAANSMVYEANLRLRDPIYGCMGAISSLQQQVQSLQAELQAIRAEILKYKYREATNFISSNHSTLVSSMPNSTQNSSQPLSSSSSSLPLPKLLPSHESIILSSLSSSSASNSVYTSNKSTMSHGSISSENIPYFV; this is translated from the exons ATGCATCTAAATCAAAATTTTCCTTCTTCTCAACCACCACTTAGATCAAGGAAAAAAAAGCATGTTTGGATGTCAAGAGACAG ATTAGATGAACTTGAAAAGGTCAACTCAGAGGGAGAAACATCTTTACAAATGGGAAGGAAGCATTTTTATGGGACAACCTTAAACACAGTAACTCCTTGTGCTGCATGTAAGCTTTTGAGAAGAAGGTGTGCTGAGGAATGTCCTTTTTCTCCTTATTTTTCACCACATGAGCCTCAAAAGTTTGCAGCTGTTCATAAAGTTTTTGGTGCAAGCAATGTCTCTAAGTTGCTAATG GAGGTACCTGAAGGACAAAGAGGTGATGCAGCAAATAGCATGGTTTATGAAGCAAACTTGAGATTAAGAGATCCAATATATGGATGCATGGGTGCAATATCATCTTTACAACAACAAGTTCAATCATTACAAGCAGAATTACAAGCTATAAGAGCAGAGATACTAAAATACAAATACAGAGAAGctactaattttatttcttctaatCATTCTACTTTAGTTTCATCAATGCCTAATTCAACTCAAAACTCATCACAacctctttcttcttcttcttcttctcttccaTTACCAAAACTATTGCCTTCTCATGAATCTATTATCCTTtcatctttgtcttcatcttctgCTTCTAATTCTGTTTACACTTCAAATAAGAGTACTATGAGTCATGGATCAATTTCTAGTGAAAATATTCCATACTTTGTTTAA